From the genome of Chanos chanos chromosome 5, fChaCha1.1, whole genome shotgun sequence, one region includes:
- the LOC115812651 gene encoding alpha-N-acetylgalactosaminide alpha-2,6-sialyltransferase 1, with protein MAKITPIPVLYKKDFEKLPEWDFEDVYLHSSRPKETACPESLRRSKDEEFQKAFIPNIQLFLHKDHMNITEWNRLAHFNNPFGFMEYNYDEIKRAVDLIPKPESSQLLPVPSNDSEGCISCAVVGTGGILYGSKKGKEIDSHDYVFRLNGAVIEGFEEDVGNKTSVYVHTAYSLTQAPMTLKKFGFKGIPRDEGIKYVMIPEGLRDYQFLQGLLQGKEVTDGPFMNSRPWIYYRGQFDKRRFYVLHPDFLRYIRKRFLPSKQLRNKSWVYYRPTNGAFTVFLALHTCDVVDIYGFMTEDYDKYSNYYYEKLAKTKVIFYINHDYKLEMKTWQKLHNSKIIRLYQRAENTENRTTKSSAKHQQQT; from the exons ATGGCTAAGATAACCCCCATACCGGTTTTATATAAAAAGGACTTTGAGAAATTGCCGGAGTGGGATTTTGAAGATGTTTATTTGCACAGCAGTCGGCCTAAAGAAACA GCATGTCCTGAGTCTCTACGGCGCTCAAAAGATGAAGAGTTTCAGAAAGCGTTTATTCCAAACATACAGCTGTTTCTCCACAAAGATCACATGAACATCACCGAGTGGAATCGCCTGGCACACTTCAACAACCCCTTTGGTTTTATGGAATACAATTACGATG aGATCAAGAGAGCAGTGGATCTGATTCCCAAGCCTGAGAGCTCTCAGTTACTACCAGTCCCCAGTAATGACAGTGAGGGCTGTATCAGCTGTGCTGTTGTGGGCACTGGAGGAATTCTCTATGGCTCCAAAAAGGGGAAAGAGATTGATTCCCATGACTATGTGTTTCG GTTGAATGGTGCCGTTATTGAGGGTTTTGAAGAGGACGTGGGGAACAAAACTTCTGTTTATGTGCACACAGCTTATTCCTTGACACAGGCTCCTATGACACTGAAAAAATTTGGTTTCAAGGGCATTCCACGTGATGAG GGTATAAAATATGTTATGATCCCAGAGGGCCTTAGGGATTATCAGTTTCTCCAGGGCCTTCTCCAGGGGAAAGAAGTAACTGATGGACCCTTCATGAACTCAAG ACCTTGGATCTACTACAGGGGACAGTTCGACAAGAGAAGGTTCTATGTACTTCACCCAGATTTTCTAAGATACATTCGGAAAAG ATTCCTGCCATCCAAACAGCTGAGGAACAAATCCTGGGTGTATTACAGACCCACTAATGGAGCATTCACTGTGTTCTTGGCCTTACACACTTGTGATGTG GTGGATATTTATGGATTCATGACAGAGGATTATGATAAATATTCCAACTACTATTATGAGAAGTTGGCAAAAACTAAAGTAATTTTCTACATTAACCATGACTACAAGCTTGAGATGAAGACATGGCAGAAACTACACAACAGCAAAATTATCAGACTTTACCAAAGAGCggagaacacagaaaacagaacgACAAAATCCTCAGccaaacatcaacaacaaacatGA
- the LOC115812652 gene encoding alpha-N-acetylgalactosaminide alpha-2,6-sialyltransferase 1-like, which produces MSENGFSPYLLSFGQFDNVGDAMQRVLGGETENENPSSPEVLETENSQGVHWDDTFLPDMNKHHFSSMPRWEFDDMYRHDPNFKPTTCARSLRNPEDPEYKSALISDILLFIQRGDLHMSEWKRLHHFNNPFGFMGHNYTFVKQAVDTIPKPQNSRLLLVPKSAKDGCIRCAVIGTGGILNGSRLGKEIDSHDYVFRVNAAITAGHEEDVGNKTSVYVHTSHSIITSLMMHKKRGFRKVPHDEGIKYVLIPEHPRDYNFLQYLMKNTKIPSGHYRGRSPRSYYGGHFNESIYYVLHPDFLRYVRNRFLMSRSLRTKRWWWFRPTNGAFTLFLAMHTCDIVRAYGFSTADYKNYPNYYYDSKHTRMTFFSNHDYKLEMKTWKKLHDSKMIWLYQGKTDDIG; this is translated from the exons ATGTCAGAAAACGGCTTCAG TCCATATTTGCTGTCGTTCGGTCAGTTTGACAATGTTGGAGATGCCATGCAGAGAGTTCTGGGGggtgaaacagaaaatgaaaatcctTCTTCTCCAGAGGTTCTGGAAACTGAGAACTCTCAAGGAGTCCACTGGGACGATACATTTTTGCCAGACATGAACAAGCATCATTTTTCGTCCATGCCTCGATGGGAGTTTGATGACATGTACCGCCACGATCCTAACTTCAAACCCACG ACTTGCGCGCGATCTCTGCGGAACCCGGAAGACCCCGAGTATAAGAGCGCTCTCATCTCAGACATACTCCTGTTCATACAGAGAGGAGATCTTCATATGAGCGAGTGGAAACGACTCCACCACTTTAACAACCCGTTTGGTTTTATGGGACATAATTACACAT TTGTAAAACAGGCAGTAGATACAATCCCTAAGCCTCAGAACTCTCGACTGCTGCTTGTCCCGAAGAGTGCGAAGGATGGATGCATCCGCTGTGCTGTCATTGGCACCGGGGGGATCCTCAACGGCTCCAGACTGGGAAAGGAGATTGACTCCCACGACTATGTGTTCAG GGTAAACGCAGCCATTACTGCAGGTCATGAGGAGGATGTGGGGAATAAAACCTCAGTCTATGTGCACACGTCCCATTCTATCATCACTTCcctgatgatgcacaagaagagAGGTTTTCGAAAAGTCCCTCATGATGAG ggcATAAAGTATGTTTTGATCCCAGAACATCCAAGAGACTACAACTTCCTTCAGTATTTGATGAAGAACACCAAAATACCATCTGGCCATTATCGAGGGCGGAG TCCCAGGAGTTATTATGGCGGCCATTTCAATGAGAGTATCTATTATGTTCTCCACCCTGACTTCCTCAGATATGTGCGGAACCG GTTTCTTATGTCAAGAAGCCTGAGGACCAAAAGATGGTGGTGGTTCAGACCAACTAATGGAGCGTTCACCTTGTTTCTGGCGATGCACACTTGTGACATt gtgagaGCCTATGGTTTCAGCACAGCGGATTACAAGAACTACCCAAACTACTACTATGACAGCAAGCACACTCGAATGACATTTTTCTCCAATCATGACTACAAACTGGAGATGAAAACATGGAAGAAACTACATGACAGCAAAATGATATGGTTATATCAAGGGAAAACAGATGATATAGGTTAG